The Verrucomicrobiota bacterium genome contains a region encoding:
- a CDS encoding SIS domain-containing protein — protein MCLISRRSLCLHRLISQPLRQRKQNLKMSFLKQNTQEAAELLQQLNAFSDTTENAADDIANTLRSGGRLLACGNGGSAAEAAHLTTELVVRYKNDRPAYAALCLNAHGGDLTAIGNDYEFDRVFERQVEAFGRTGDCLVVFSSSGQSKNILLALEKAKALGLKTIALLGKDGGVCSGKADHEICVSCTSTARIQEAHLLLLHTLCDLVETKLGHE, from the coding sequence GTGTGTTTAATAAGTCGAAGATCACTCTGCCTACACAGACTTATTAGTCAGCCACTTAGACAACGGAAGCAGAATTTAAAGATGAGTTTCCTAAAACAAAATACACAAGAAGCAGCCGAACTTCTCCAACAACTGAACGCCTTCTCGGATACGACCGAAAACGCAGCCGATGACATAGCCAATACACTCCGCTCAGGCGGACGCCTGCTCGCCTGCGGCAACGGTGGCAGCGCTGCGGAAGCCGCCCATCTGACCACCGAACTCGTCGTGCGTTACAAGAACGATCGTCCCGCCTACGCGGCTCTATGCCTGAACGCGCATGGCGGAGACTTGACTGCTATCGGCAACGACTACGAGTTCGACCGCGTATTCGAAAGGCAGGTGGAAGCCTTCGGCCGCACGGGCGACTGCCTGGTAGTATTCAGCTCCAGCGGTCAATCCAAGAACATCCTGCTGGCGCTCGAGAAAGCGAAGGCCCTGGGATTGAAAACCATCGCCCTCCTCGGCAAGGACGGAGGCGTCTGCTCGGGCAAAGCCGACCACGAAATTTGCGTTTCCTGCACGAGCACAGCGAGGATACAAGAAGCACACCTTCTGCTGCTCCATACGCTTTGCGATT